Part of the Camelus bactrianus isolate YW-2024 breed Bactrian camel chromosome 6, ASM4877302v1, whole genome shotgun sequence genome, CAGAATTACATGGCATGCAGTATCCAAAATTATGGCTCTGATGCATTTAAGATTTACATTAAGAATAAGGAGTGTCATTCACATTCATTGTACACCCCACCCCTCCCGCGAGGAAAAATCACTACCTATTCAAGTTCTCAATCTGGTGCAGCATCAAGGATTAAAACTTACCACTTTACCAGGCCTTCCCCACGTGCACACAAAGCCCTCCTGACAAGCAGTGACTACACAGTCTTCAAGGAAAACCAGCACAGTCAGCCTCTCGTGAGCTATCTTTTTGCAGACGAGCGGCTCCAGCAGGGGGACGTCCTCCATTCGGGGACACAGAGGCGTCCCCAGAGTTTTGGCCGGGTCCGTTCTGGCTTTGGTGACCAGGTTCAGCTTGTCGCTGCTCTTGCTAGAAATGTGCCCCATGCTGTGGTTGCGCTTGTGGTCCTTCTCGTGGTGCCTGTCCTTCCGGTCATGCAGTGAGAGCGTTGCGAACTTGCTGACCCCGGAAGCGACAGCCCCGTCCGCCACGCCACCCTTGCCGCCGGCGCCGGAGCCCGCCGAGTGCGGGAGGCTGTTGGAGCGCGGCAGCGGTGGCGGCGCCGCGTTGCCGGCCGTCGGGACGCTGTTCCCGGTGCTTCCGGCAGGAGGGCTCGTGGCGTTCATGACGTTCGTGTGTGTCCTTGCTCTcgagaggggctggtgagggaaaAGGATGTCCTCCGTAAGGTCCCATAAGCAGAGCTGTGTGTCCTGGCCCACGGAGCCAAACCGATACGTAACGCTGACGGGGCGGCTCTCCGTAGAGTTCCGTTTGGACAGCCGGGACTGGGTACTATTTGCTCGATCTCTTCCAAAATGAAGAAGGTCCTGGAAGTCCTCGTCACTGCCACTGAACTCCATAGGGTCGCTTTCCTCTACGCTAGTGGTATAGGGGTCAAATGCCACGACGCTGACCCAGGATTTGTGCCCGTGGCCTCGAGCTATCACTCGGCAGTCTACAAAAGACCAGACTGTCACCAGGTCGTCCTCGCCCCCAGTCACGATGTACTTGCCGTCCGGGCTCCAGCACACACACAGCAAGCCGCCAAAGTAGCTTTTCATCGTGCCGTGCAGCTCCACCGAGTCAAAGTTGAACACCCGCAGGAAGCCGTCCTGGCTCACGCACGCCAAGAACTTGCCATCTGGGGAGAAAGCAAACTCGTTGAGGGCCCCCTCGCCCACCGTCCACTTAAGGAGAGGGTTCCTCGTGGATTTGCTCTTGCAAGTGTGCACGGCAAAGCTCTCTCCCTGCTTCAGGAGCTGGTAGTGGGGGGCTGTGGTGCCACAAGCGTGCTCCACATTATACAAGTACGTGCTCCCACTCGAATGGGCTACTAGGAAAAGGCTTTCCGAACCAGGAACCCATCTGACACAGGTTACTCGTGACTTGTCTATTAGTCTCTGtgaagacaaaggagaacaagtTATCACAACGGAGAAGTTGGAAAGGTCTACTTTTCCAGCAAGAATACTCGTCCGCTTGGCGGTGAGAGGAGCCGCATCCTTCCAGGCCCTCCACGTCCTACCCGAGGGCAGCCAGGCCAGCGGAGAGCAAGTTGGCCCCTTGGAGAATTACTTTCTAGAACTGCACCTGTGTGTCAGGCCAGTGGCTTTCGCTGAGCGagtcagtcattcaacaaacccTGTTGACAGCCTGGTATGTGCCCAGCCGACCCGCTCCATACCAGGCGCCGGGACACACTGGTGAGGGGCTGCCTGCGGGCGCCTCTCAGGTCTTACGCCAGGAGCGGCTGGGTCTGCGCCCTGCTGAGCCTACAGAGCGTCCTCTCTCCGAGGCCCCCAGGGACTCTCGGGCCTCACAGCAGAGGAAGCTAGGCCTCCCGCGTTCTCTGCACTGTACTGTCACCGCACGTCCCATGATGCCTACACCTGCCCCGCTGGCTGCTCCGGGTGGGGAGTGAACGTGCAGCCAGCGGTATCCAGGGCTGCCACACGCACTTCCTGGGCTCTCCCTCAGCCCTGATGCACTGCAACTTCCTCACTCACATCACGGTCCTGTGTGCATCTTTATAAGCAATTCCTCCAAATCTTCTTTGGAACCAcgtggtgtttaaaaaaaataaacagatgattAAAACTCAGGAGTATGCGCCTCATCACTGCCACTCTGCTCCAGGATGCTCTGGTCCACTGACCAACTGTTTCGTTAACAGGCACAGACTGGGAGTCTTGTCTTTAAAACCAAAAGAACAGAAGGCAAAAGCAGAAGCCTCCCCGAAGGCACGACCAGCCAGCCTCCCTGCTTGCAGACCAAGCTGTGGGGCTCCCCGGCACAGCGCTTCCGCGCGGTGCCTGGTCCCATAATCACATCACCAGAAGCCATCCGGGAGTTCCCAGCAAGTCCGGCTGCTAGACATGCCCTGCGGCCGCCCCCAAGGGCAAGCTGCCTCAGGGGCCAGCAGGCTCGGGCTGAGTTCAgtgctctccttccccttcctggtTGGGATTCCCCACCTCACACCTCAGAGGGGCCCTGGGGCACAAAGATGCGAAGCCCGTGGGGACACAGGGCCCTCTGCCTGGTCGGCACTGCACTGTGTGCCTGCTGTATGGGCTGCATCTTTAcagaaaatcatagaaaatgaaaacacttggtTTTTTCAAAGAAGAGATTAATGAACCTTGCAAGCTATTGCAGAAAATTAGGCCCCTGAAGGCAGGTGGCCAACCAATGACCCCAGCCAGGGAGGAGTGAGGAGGCCTGACCCTGCACAGCACGAGGGCCCGAAGCTCAGGGACAGCAGGTCCAGCAAGGGTTACTGAGCGGCAAGTGTCACTGCAGTCATTCTGCAGTGTCTCAGCCACAGGGCAGCACGCTGGCCCTCTTAAATTAGCAGAGATGCTGCAAGCCGACCTCAGGCACACAGCTACATTGtcactgcctcctccttcctctcctgcctggTGACCTGCCCATACGTGGCACCCGACCTACACCAACACCAACACCCTGAAAGCCCAGGGCTGCTCCGGCAGGGCTTCCACGAGACCTTCGCCGTTTCTTCCCTGGGAGGTTAGAGGTGACTTACAGGGACAGATCGGGAATTTTGCTTGTGGGGGTGACCTACCCCTCCCCACCAGACCTTGCTGGACCGCCGGGTCCAGGCTGCCTCAGCGCTCCTGAGCCTTTAAACTGTGACCAGCCTAATGTCCAAGCATGGTGCCAGCTCAGCCCCGACCTGCGGCCTCGTCAGGCGGCTACAGAAGGTAACT contains:
- the WDR20 gene encoding WD repeat-containing protein 20 isoform X9; the protein is MKSYFGGLLCVCWSPDGKYIVTGGEDDLVTVWSFVDCRVIARGHGHKSWVSVVAFDPYTTSVEESDPMEFSGSDEDFQDLLHFGRDRANSTQSRLSKRNSTESRPVSVTYRFGSVGQDTQLCLWDLTEDILFPHQPLSRARTHTNVMNATSPPAGSTGNSVPTAGNAAPPPLPRSNSLPHSAGSGAGGKGGVADGAVASGVSKFATLSLHDRKDRHHEKDHKRNHSMGHISSKSSDKLNLVTKARTDPAKTLGTPLCPRMEDVPLLEPLVCKKIAHERLTVLVFLEDCVVTACQEGFVCTWGRPGKVPAEPFSCSQEGRMQGVLQDQD
- the WDR20 gene encoding WD repeat-containing protein 20 isoform X3, which gives rise to MATEGGGKEMNEIKTQFTTREGLYKLLPHSEYSRPNRVPFNSQGSNPVRVSFVNLNDQSGNGDRLCFNVGRELYFYIYKGVRKAADLSKPIDKRIYKGTQPTCHDFNHLTATAESVSLLVGFSAGQVQLIDPIKKETSKLFNEENSCQHLWKVDWNEERENEGSKTSEEALVTVQRLIDKSRVTCVRWVPGSESLFLVAHSSGSTYLYNVEHACGTTAPHYQLLKQGESFAVHTCKSKSTRNPLLKWTVGEGALNEFAFSPDGKFLACVSQDGFLRVFNFDSVELHGTMKSYFGGLLCVCWSPDGKYIVTGGEDDLVTVWSFVDCRVIARGHGHKSWVSVVAFDPYTTSVEESDPMEFSGSDEDFQDLLHFGRDRANSTQSRLSKRNSTESRPVSVTYRFGSVGQDTQLCLWDLTEDILFPHQPLSRARTHTNVMNATSPPAGSTGNSVPTAGNAAPPPLPRSNSLPHSAGSGAGGKGGVADGAVASGVSKFATLSLHDRKDRHHEKDHKRNHSMGHISSKSSDKLNLVTKARTDPAKTLGTPLCPRMEDVPLLEPLVCKKIAHERLTVLVFLEDCVVTACQEGFVCTWGRPGKVPAEPFSCSQEGRMQGVLQDQD
- the WDR20 gene encoding WD repeat-containing protein 20 isoform X4, with the translated sequence MATEGGGKEMNEIKTQFTTREGLYKLLPHSEYSRPNRVPFNSQGSNPVRVSFVNLNDQSGNGDRLCFNVGRELYFYIYKGVRKRQPVVLQIKSQIYSSLLKKKAADLSKPIDKRIYKGTQPTCHDFNHLTATAESVSLLVGFSAGQVQLIDPIKKETSKLFNEERLIDKSRVTCVRWVPGSESLFLVAHSSGSTYLYNVEHACGTTAPHYQLLKQGESFAVHTCKSKSTRNPLLKWTVGEGALNEFAFSPDGKFLACVSQDGFLRVFNFDSVELHGTMKSYFGGLLCVCWSPDGKYIVTGGEDDLVTVWSFVDCRVIARGHGHKSWVSVVAFDPYTTSVEESDPMEFSGSDEDFQDLLHFGRDRANSTQSRLSKRNSTESRPVSVTYRFGSVGQDTQLCLWDLTEDILFPHQPLSRARTHTNVMNATSPPAGSTGNSVPTAGNAAPPPLPRSNSLPHSAGSGAGGKGGVADGAVASGVSKFATLSLHDRKDRHHEKDHKRNHSMGHISSKSSDKLNLVTKARTDPAKTLGTPLCPRMEDVPLLEPLVCKKIAHERLTVLVFLEDCVVTACQEGFVCTWGRPGKVPAEPFSCSQEGRMQGVLQDQD
- the WDR20 gene encoding WD repeat-containing protein 20 isoform X6 → MRKGRRCEEHRWQAADLSKPIDKRIYKGTQPTCHDFNHLTATAESVSLLVGFSAGQVQLIDPIKKETSKLFNEENSCQHLWKVDWNEERENEGSKTSEEALVTVQRLIDKSRVTCVRWVPGSESLFLVAHSSGSTYLYNVEHACGTTAPHYQLLKQGESFAVHTCKSKSTRNPLLKWTVGEGALNEFAFSPDGKFLACVSQDGFLRVFNFDSVELHGTMKSYFGGLLCVCWSPDGKYIVTGGEDDLVTVWSFVDCRVIARGHGHKSWVSVVAFDPYTTSVEESDPMEFSGSDEDFQDLLHFGRDRANSTQSRLSKRNSTESRPVSVTYRFGSVGQDTQLCLWDLTEDILFPHQPLSRARTHTNVMNATSPPAGSTGNSVPTAGNAAPPPLPRSNSLPHSAGSGAGGKGGVADGAVASGVSKFATLSLHDRKDRHHEKDHKRNHSMGHISSKSSDKLNLVTKARTDPAKTLGTPLCPRMEDVPLLEPLVCKKIAHERLTVLVFLEDCVVTACQEGFVCTWGRPGKVPAEPFSCSQEGRMQGVLQDQD
- the WDR20 gene encoding WD repeat-containing protein 20 isoform X1, whose amino-acid sequence is MATEGGGKEMNEIKTQFTTREGLYKLLPHSEYSRPNRVPFNSQGSNPVRVSFVNLNDQSGNGDRLCFNVGRELYFYIYKGVRKRQPVVLQIKSQIYSSLLKKKAADLSKPIDKRIYKGTQPTCHDFNHLTATAESVSLLVGFSAGQVQLIDPIKKETSKLFNEENSCQHLWKVDWNEERENEGSKTSEEALVTVQRLIDKSRVTCVRWVPGSESLFLVAHSSGSTYLYNVEHACGTTAPHYQLLKQGESFAVHTCKSKSTRNPLLKWTVGEGALNEFAFSPDGKFLACVSQDGFLRVFNFDSVELHGTMKSYFGGLLCVCWSPDGKYIVTGGEDDLVTVWSFVDCRVIARGHGHKSWVSVVAFDPYTTSVEESDPMEFSGSDEDFQDLLHFGRDRANSTQSRLSKRNSTESRPVSVTYRFGSVGQDTQLCLWDLTEDILFPHQPLSRARTHTNVMNATSPPAGSTGNSVPTAGNAAPPPLPRSNSLPHSAGSGAGGKGGVADGAVASGVSKFATLSLHDRKDRHHEKDHKRNHSMGHISSKSSDKLNLVTKARTDPAKTLGTPLCPRMEDVPLLEPLVCKKIAHERLTVLVFLEDCVVTACQEGFVCTWGRPGKVPAEPFSCSQEGRMQGVLQDQD
- the WDR20 gene encoding WD repeat-containing protein 20 isoform X2, which translates into the protein MATEGGGKEMNEIKTQFTTREGLYKLLPHSEYSRPNRVPFNSQGSNPVRVSFVNLNDQSGNGDRLCFNVGRELYFYIYKGVRKRQPVVLQIKSQIYSSLLKKKAADLSKPIDKRIYKGTQPTCHDFNHLTATAESVSLLVGFSAGQVQLIDPIKKETSKLFNEENSCQHLWKVDWNEERENEGSKTSEEALVTVQRLIDKSRVTCVRWVPGSESLFLVAHSSGSTYLYNVEHACGTTAPHYQLLKQGESFAVHTCKSKSTRNPLLKWTVGEGALNEFAFSPDGKFLACVSQDGFLRVFNFDSVELHGTMKSYFGGLLCVCWSPDGKYIVTGGEDDLVTVWSFVDCRVIARGHGHKSWVSVVAFDPYTTSVEESDPMEFSGSDEDFQDLLHFGRDRANSTQSRLSKRNSTESRPVSVTYRFGSVGQDTQLCLWDLTEDILFPHQPLSRARTHTNVMNATSPPAGSTGNSVPTAGNAAPPPLPRSNSLPHSAGSGAGGKGGVADGAVASGVSKFATLSLHDRKDRHHEKDHKRNHSMGHISSKSSDKLNLVTKARTDPAKTLGTPLCPRMEDVPLLEPLVCKKIAHERLTVLVFLEDCVVTACQEGFVCTWGRPGKVGLLSSPNQASSPGGTVV
- the WDR20 gene encoding WD repeat-containing protein 20 isoform X8; its protein translation is MATEGGGKEMNEIKTQFTTREGLYKLLPHSEYSRPNRVPFNSQGSNPVRVSFVNLNDQSGNGDRLCFNVGRELYFYIYKGVRKRLIDKSRVTCVRWVPGSESLFLVAHSSGSTYLYNVEHACGTTAPHYQLLKQGESFAVHTCKSKSTRNPLLKWTVGEGALNEFAFSPDGKFLACVSQDGFLRVFNFDSVELHGTMKSYFGGLLCVCWSPDGKYIVTGGEDDLVTVWSFVDCRVIARGHGHKSWVSVVAFDPYTTSVEESDPMEFSGSDEDFQDLLHFGRDRANSTQSRLSKRNSTESRPVSVTYRFGSVGQDTQLCLWDLTEDILFPHQPLSRARTHTNVMNATSPPAGSTGNSVPTAGNAAPPPLPRSNSLPHSAGSGAGGKGGVADGAVASGVSKFATLSLHDRKDRHHEKDHKRNHSMGHISSKSSDKLNLVTKARTDPAKTLGTPLCPRMEDVPLLEPLVCKKIAHERLTVLVFLEDCVVTACQEGFVCTWGRPGKVPAEPFSCSQEGRMQGVLQDQD
- the WDR20 gene encoding WD repeat-containing protein 20 isoform X5, translating into MATEGGGKEMNEIKTQFTTREGLYKLLPHSEYSRPNRVPFNSQGSNPVRVSFVNLNDQSGNGDRLCFNVGRELYFYIYKGVRKAADLSKPIDKRIYKGTQPTCHDFNHLTATAESVSLLVGFSAGQVQLIDPIKKETSKLFNEERLIDKSRVTCVRWVPGSESLFLVAHSSGSTYLYNVEHACGTTAPHYQLLKQGESFAVHTCKSKSTRNPLLKWTVGEGALNEFAFSPDGKFLACVSQDGFLRVFNFDSVELHGTMKSYFGGLLCVCWSPDGKYIVTGGEDDLVTVWSFVDCRVIARGHGHKSWVSVVAFDPYTTSVEESDPMEFSGSDEDFQDLLHFGRDRANSTQSRLSKRNSTESRPVSVTYRFGSVGQDTQLCLWDLTEDILFPHQPLSRARTHTNVMNATSPPAGSTGNSVPTAGNAAPPPLPRSNSLPHSAGSGAGGKGGVADGAVASGVSKFATLSLHDRKDRHHEKDHKRNHSMGHISSKSSDKLNLVTKARTDPAKTLGTPLCPRMEDVPLLEPLVCKKIAHERLTVLVFLEDCVVTACQEGFVCTWGRPGKVPAEPFSCSQEGRMQGVLQDQD
- the WDR20 gene encoding WD repeat-containing protein 20 isoform X7, yielding MAADLSKPIDKRIYKGTQPTCHDFNHLTATAESVSLLVGFSAGQVQLIDPIKKETSKLFNEENSCQHLWKVDWNEERENEGSKTSEEALVTVQRLIDKSRVTCVRWVPGSESLFLVAHSSGSTYLYNVEHACGTTAPHYQLLKQGESFAVHTCKSKSTRNPLLKWTVGEGALNEFAFSPDGKFLACVSQDGFLRVFNFDSVELHGTMKSYFGGLLCVCWSPDGKYIVTGGEDDLVTVWSFVDCRVIARGHGHKSWVSVVAFDPYTTSVEESDPMEFSGSDEDFQDLLHFGRDRANSTQSRLSKRNSTESRPVSVTYRFGSVGQDTQLCLWDLTEDILFPHQPLSRARTHTNVMNATSPPAGSTGNSVPTAGNAAPPPLPRSNSLPHSAGSGAGGKGGVADGAVASGVSKFATLSLHDRKDRHHEKDHKRNHSMGHISSKSSDKLNLVTKARTDPAKTLGTPLCPRMEDVPLLEPLVCKKIAHERLTVLVFLEDCVVTACQEGFVCTWGRPGKVPAEPFSCSQEGRMQGVLQDQD